The Fimbriimonas ginsengisoli Gsoil 348 genome window below encodes:
- a CDS encoding HNH endonuclease, with product MSTHEVLVLNSNYEPLNVCNMRRAIALLLLGKAEVLQHRDQPLTTVNGYHDAPSVLKMRYQVRRPMPQLRLSRHSVLARDHYTCQYCGIKGKDLTIDHVMPKWAGGPHTWDNLVACCRRCNLKKADKTPQQAHMKLARKPRRPHFVPYLSLPLYLKAQNRDDWRMFLPFFEEFATGALLEQSA from the coding sequence GTGTCGACGCACGAAGTCCTTGTTCTAAATAGCAACTACGAGCCGCTCAACGTATGCAACATGCGGCGCGCCATCGCCTTGCTTTTGTTGGGCAAGGCAGAGGTGCTGCAGCATCGCGACCAACCCTTGACGACCGTCAATGGCTACCACGACGCACCATCGGTCCTCAAGATGCGATACCAGGTGCGGAGGCCGATGCCCCAGCTTCGACTCTCGCGTCATTCGGTTTTGGCTCGCGACCACTACACCTGCCAATACTGCGGCATCAAAGGGAAGGACCTGACCATCGACCACGTCATGCCGAAGTGGGCGGGTGGTCCGCACACCTGGGATAACCTCGTCGCGTGCTGCCGGCGATGCAATTTGAAGAAAGCCGACAAGACTCCGCAGCAGGCGCACATGAAGCTCGCCCGCAAGCCGCGCCGTCCGCACTTCGTCCCCTACCTGTCGCTGCCGCTCTACCTTAAGGCGCAGAACCGGGACGATTGGCGGATGTTCCTACCGTTCTTCGAAGAGTTCGCCACCGGAGCGCTGCTGGAGCAGAGTGCGTAG
- a CDS encoding MFS transporter: MRSRNYRLFFTGQIVSLIGTWMESLAMSWLVYRLTGSAVLLGTVAFSSQIPMFCVTPFAGVVTDRIDHRRLLIATQTVAMILAGILAVLTITGTIHVWHIIVLSVLVGINGAFDTPARQAFVPALVERREDLGNAIALNSTMFNIARLIGPAVAGVTISLVGEGGCFAINTLSFVFVIWALAKMDTPAHRAPAEKKNPLRDLREGAAYAWSLHPIRVLLGLIALASLASGAYSVLLPVYAADVYHGGKAHGPQILGLMFGSVGVGALVSATMLARRASVVGLGKWIVISSSCFGLGLILFGLARSEWLGIPLLALVGFGAMLHMGSTNTLLQTFVEDRMRGRVMAFYVMAFIGTMPIGSLVSGAASHAFGPTVVLLVAGLITLLGSYGFYRSLPEFRRVLRPIYEDKGILPSQASAQ; encoded by the coding sequence TTGCGATCTCGGAACTACCGTCTGTTCTTCACCGGGCAGATCGTTTCGCTGATCGGGACGTGGATGGAGTCGCTCGCAATGAGCTGGCTGGTCTACCGGCTCACCGGGAGCGCGGTTTTGCTTGGGACCGTCGCCTTTTCCTCGCAAATTCCGATGTTCTGCGTCACTCCGTTTGCCGGAGTCGTGACCGATCGGATCGACCACCGGCGGCTCCTCATCGCTACGCAGACGGTTGCGATGATCCTCGCCGGAATCCTCGCTGTACTAACGATCACCGGCACGATTCACGTTTGGCACATCATCGTGTTGAGCGTCCTCGTGGGAATTAACGGAGCGTTCGACACTCCAGCCCGACAAGCATTCGTTCCGGCCCTCGTCGAACGGCGTGAGGACCTCGGGAACGCGATCGCGCTCAATTCGACGATGTTCAACATCGCCCGGCTCATCGGTCCCGCGGTCGCCGGCGTTACGATCAGCTTGGTGGGAGAAGGGGGTTGTTTCGCGATTAACACGCTTAGCTTTGTCTTTGTGATCTGGGCTTTGGCGAAGATGGACACGCCGGCTCATCGAGCCCCTGCGGAAAAGAAGAATCCGTTGCGCGATCTCCGGGAAGGCGCGGCGTATGCCTGGAGCCTCCACCCGATTCGAGTGCTTCTGGGTCTGATCGCTCTCGCAAGCCTTGCCAGTGGCGCTTATTCCGTCCTTCTCCCCGTCTACGCGGCCGACGTTTACCATGGAGGTAAGGCGCATGGGCCTCAGATCCTTGGCCTTATGTTCGGATCGGTTGGGGTGGGCGCGCTTGTTTCGGCGACGATGCTCGCTCGCCGCGCCTCGGTCGTCGGCCTCGGAAAGTGGATCGTTATCTCGTCCTCCTGCTTCGGATTGGGGCTCATTCTGTTCGGCCTCGCCAGAAGCGAGTGGCTTGGAATTCCTTTGCTTGCGCTCGTTGGATTCGGAGCGATGCTGCACATGGGTTCAACCAACACACTTCTCCAGACCTTCGTGGAGGACCGGATGCGAGGACGGGTGATGGCGTTCTACGTCATGGCTTTCATCGGAACCATGCCGATTGGAAGCCTTGTTTCCGGCGCCGCGTCCCACGCATTCGGCCCAACCGTCGTGTTGCTGGTCGCCGGCTTGATAACGCTTCTGGGTTCTTACGGCTTCTATCGATCTCTGCCCGAGTTCCGCCGTGTGCTCCGCCCGATCTACGAAGACAAAGGGATTCTCCCAAGCCAAGCGTCCGCCCAATAA
- a CDS encoding rod shape-determining protein encodes MRLVPEIGIDLGTANILVYRRGKGIVLNEPTVVAINSTNGKVLAVGNEARDMLGRTPGNITAIRPLKDGVIADYSTTLKMLEYIITKTCGGRFPIKLRPTTLVCVPSGVTNVERRAVIQAAREAGAGHAMTIEEPMAAAIGAGLPISSPGGNMVVDIGGGTSDIAVISLGGIVLSQSLRLGGNKLDEAIIRHIRNAYNLMIGDPTAEEIKIKIGSAYPLAQELRMEIRGRDLVAGLPKSVEVTSEEIREALSEPIRQIAEKLCQVLEETPPELGSDVIERGITLTGGGALLRGLDRLLNSVTDIPVRVADNALNCVAIGTGRALEELDAIRQSGAVSTI; translated from the coding sequence TTGAGATTAGTTCCTGAGATAGGCATCGACCTGGGCACGGCAAACATTCTGGTTTACCGGCGTGGGAAAGGCATCGTGCTGAACGAGCCCACGGTCGTTGCCATCAACTCGACTAACGGCAAAGTACTTGCGGTAGGTAACGAAGCGCGCGACATGCTTGGGCGCACCCCCGGCAACATCACCGCCATCCGGCCCCTGAAAGACGGCGTCATCGCGGATTACTCGACGACGCTGAAGATGCTCGAGTACATCATCACGAAGACGTGCGGGGGCCGCTTCCCGATCAAGCTTCGACCGACCACGCTAGTTTGCGTTCCCAGCGGCGTCACCAACGTCGAGCGACGCGCGGTCATCCAGGCCGCCCGGGAAGCAGGCGCTGGCCATGCGATGACGATTGAAGAGCCGATGGCCGCGGCGATCGGCGCCGGCCTTCCTATCTCGTCTCCGGGTGGCAATATGGTGGTCGACATCGGCGGCGGCACTAGCGACATCGCGGTGATTTCACTTGGAGGCATCGTCCTTTCCCAGAGCCTTCGGCTGGGAGGGAACAAGCTCGACGAGGCGATCATCCGGCATATCCGCAACGCCTACAATCTTATGATCGGCGATCCCACCGCGGAGGAGATCAAGATCAAGATTGGCTCGGCCTACCCCCTGGCCCAAGAATTGCGCATGGAGATTCGAGGCCGCGACTTGGTGGCCGGTCTGCCAAAAAGCGTGGAAGTGACGAGCGAGGAGATTCGCGAGGCGCTCAGCGAGCCGATTCGCCAGATCGCCGAAAAGCTTTGCCAGGTCCTCGAAGAGACCCCTCCCGAACTGGGCAGCGACGTCATCGAGCGGGGAATTACCCTTACCGGCGGCGGCGCACTATTACGAGGTCTGGACCGCCTTTTAAATAGCGTTACCGACATCCCCGTCCGAGTGGCCGATAACGCGCTAAACTGCGTTGCAATCGGTACTGGCCGTGCGTTGGAAGAATTGGACGCAATTCGGCAGAGCGGCGCCGTAAGCACCATTTAG
- the murA gene encoding UDP-N-acetylglucosamine 1-carboxyvinyltransferase, with protein sequence MNALVIAGGRRLLGEVDVAGSKNSALALMSAVVLAEGTTILHNVPDVSDTRTKAQLLQVFGAKTEWHGSSLHVDCSNLHNGEADEEMVRSIRTSFYLLGPLVARLGRVTLPAPGGCKIGARPVDLHIKGLTLLGARIDLVNGVYSLEADSLLGAEIYLDFPSAGATQHLMTAAALARGITVIQNAAMEPEVTVLADFLNRMGARVEGAGTSTVTIQGMSSLSPCEFRVPSDRLQAGTYMLAGAITGGDVKVKGILPEHQSGLVNKLREAGAEVSEGSDWIRVGATERLKGIRIKTMPYPGFPTDIQQPMAALLTLAEGTSVVEETIYESRIGHVQELNRMGANIIQESRSSIINGVSQLRGTVVVASDLRAGAALVLAGLAADGETIVRNVHFIDRGYERLEETLQGLGGRIVRIPEDELRAKRVGETVL encoded by the coding sequence ATGAATGCACTAGTCATCGCGGGCGGCAGGAGGCTGCTCGGTGAAGTCGACGTTGCGGGAAGTAAAAATTCCGCGCTTGCCTTAATGTCAGCGGTTGTGCTGGCGGAAGGCACTACGATTCTGCACAACGTTCCGGATGTGTCGGATACGCGCACCAAAGCGCAGCTCCTGCAAGTGTTCGGTGCAAAGACCGAGTGGCACGGAAGCTCACTCCATGTCGACTGCAGCAATCTCCACAACGGAGAAGCGGACGAGGAGATGGTTCGTTCCATCCGCACCTCGTTCTATCTGCTCGGCCCGCTCGTCGCACGCCTTGGGCGCGTAACGCTACCGGCTCCCGGCGGATGTAAGATTGGCGCTCGCCCGGTCGACCTCCATATCAAAGGTCTCACCCTGCTCGGCGCAAGGATCGACCTCGTCAACGGGGTTTATTCGCTAGAAGCCGACTCGCTTCTCGGCGCTGAGATCTACCTCGACTTTCCGAGCGCGGGGGCGACCCAGCACCTGATGACCGCCGCGGCCTTGGCTCGCGGCATCACCGTGATCCAAAACGCCGCGATGGAGCCGGAGGTCACGGTCTTGGCCGACTTCCTGAACCGTATGGGCGCCCGGGTCGAAGGGGCGGGGACGAGCACGGTAACCATTCAGGGGATGTCGTCGCTGAGCCCATGCGAATTCCGCGTTCCGTCGGACCGGCTCCAGGCCGGAACCTACATGCTGGCCGGCGCGATTACCGGTGGCGACGTGAAGGTGAAGGGCATTCTGCCCGAGCATCAATCTGGTCTCGTTAACAAGCTTCGTGAAGCCGGAGCCGAGGTCAGCGAAGGATCGGACTGGATCCGCGTCGGCGCCACCGAGCGTCTGAAAGGGATCCGTATCAAAACGATGCCGTATCCGGGATTCCCGACCGACATTCAGCAGCCGATGGCCGCGCTGCTTACCCTCGCCGAGGGAACGAGCGTCGTCGAGGAAACGATTTACGAGAGCCGAATCGGTCACGTGCAGGAGCTAAACCGCATGGGGGCCAACATCATTCAGGAGAGCAGATCGTCCATCATTAATGGCGTCAGTCAACTCCGGGGAACCGTGGTGGTCGCAAGCGACCTACGCGCGGGCGCCGCACTCGTTTTAGCCGGCCTTGCCGCCGATGGCGAGACGATCGTCCGTAATGTACATTTCATCGACCGTGGATATGAGCGCCTCGAAGAGACGCTCCAAGGCCTGGGTGGTCGGATCGTACGCATCCCGGAGGACGAGCTGAGAGCTAAGAGGGTGGGCGAAACGGTTCTTTGA
- a CDS encoding glycoside hydrolase family 127 protein, with product MTLRRRMRALPLSQIRLTDSFWTRYQRVLIEETLPAEYDQIVATSRLANFHRVTGKAEGTHEGIYFNDSDVYKYVEACAYGLAVGERLASKEACDRVRRQMDEAIDSVVAAQDPDGYINTFFQLKHPTLKWRNLSMLHEMYCGGHLIEAGVACFQALGDRRLLDVSIRFADHVMSIFGPNGRPGYCGHQEIELALVRLADATADKKYREFARWMVEERGKSPSVFLRELDDEGAMTLNPGLRHHLMKDGRYQGEYAQDHAPIREHTEVVGHAVRAMYFYIAAADLADGQGDEELELALERIWNNLTHKRMYVTGGIGPSSKNEGFTGDYDLPNLTAYAETCASVGLIFWGQKMLELTGNGEYADIVERALYNGAISGISLDGRAFFYDNPLESRGQHQRVPWFGCACCPPNIARLLGALGHYVASVSEGAFFLHIAAGLEAECTFNGVATRIRVESNYPWSGEVKIHVEPERPVRFALHVRIPDWSEEVGTDLPRAEEEATYETGYAVFDRTWKAAEVLTVDLGVKPKWVESDPRVRDNLGRAALTFGPLVYCAEQHDLGYAPQLFTADTEMEMVEAKEKILEGVTTLTVEGTYDVELFTDSLYADVGTTEVREGSAKFVPYYAWCNRGATNMQVWVRKL from the coding sequence ATGACGCTTCGCCGACGCATGCGGGCCCTCCCCTTGTCTCAAATCCGACTTACCGATTCATTCTGGACCCGCTATCAACGCGTTCTCATTGAGGAAACGCTTCCCGCCGAATACGACCAAATCGTGGCGACAAGCCGCCTCGCCAACTTTCATAGGGTGACCGGAAAGGCGGAAGGGACTCACGAAGGAATCTATTTCAACGATAGCGACGTGTACAAGTACGTTGAAGCGTGTGCCTACGGCCTCGCCGTTGGGGAACGCCTTGCATCCAAAGAGGCATGCGATAGAGTCCGGCGGCAAATGGATGAGGCGATCGACTCGGTGGTTGCGGCCCAAGACCCGGACGGCTATATCAACACCTTCTTCCAGCTCAAGCACCCAACTCTGAAGTGGCGAAACCTCAGCATGCTCCACGAGATGTATTGCGGCGGCCACCTTATCGAAGCCGGCGTCGCCTGCTTTCAGGCTCTCGGCGACCGGCGCTTGCTCGATGTAAGCATCCGCTTCGCGGACCACGTTATGTCGATCTTCGGACCAAATGGTCGCCCTGGCTATTGCGGGCACCAAGAGATCGAGCTGGCTTTGGTTCGCCTGGCTGACGCGACGGCAGACAAGAAGTATCGGGAGTTCGCACGGTGGATGGTCGAGGAGCGAGGCAAGTCACCCTCCGTTTTCCTTCGCGAACTGGATGACGAAGGAGCGATGACCCTCAATCCAGGCTTGAGACACCACCTGATGAAGGATGGGCGCTATCAGGGCGAATACGCGCAGGACCACGCGCCGATTCGCGAACACACGGAAGTGGTCGGGCACGCCGTTCGAGCGATGTACTTCTACATCGCGGCCGCCGACTTGGCGGATGGGCAGGGCGACGAGGAGTTAGAGCTTGCGCTTGAACGGATCTGGAATAACCTCACCCATAAGCGGATGTACGTCACCGGCGGGATCGGTCCGAGTTCGAAAAACGAAGGGTTCACCGGCGACTACGACCTGCCGAACCTCACCGCTTACGCCGAGACGTGCGCCTCGGTCGGTCTCATTTTTTGGGGGCAAAAGATGCTTGAGCTCACCGGCAACGGCGAGTACGCCGACATCGTGGAGCGCGCCCTCTACAATGGCGCTATCAGCGGGATTTCGCTGGATGGTAGAGCGTTCTTCTACGACAATCCGCTCGAGAGCCGGGGGCAGCATCAGCGAGTTCCGTGGTTCGGCTGTGCATGTTGCCCGCCCAACATTGCGCGGCTCCTGGGGGCGCTTGGCCATTACGTGGCGAGCGTGTCGGAGGGGGCATTCTTCCTTCACATCGCCGCCGGGTTGGAGGCGGAATGCACTTTTAACGGCGTGGCCACTAGGATTCGCGTCGAAAGCAACTACCCCTGGTCGGGCGAGGTCAAGATCCACGTCGAACCCGAACGGCCGGTTCGGTTTGCTTTGCACGTTCGAATTCCCGATTGGTCGGAAGAAGTCGGTACGGACCTTCCGCGCGCCGAAGAGGAGGCGACCTACGAGACCGGCTATGCCGTCTTCGACCGCACTTGGAAGGCCGCGGAGGTCTTGACTGTCGACCTGGGCGTTAAGCCGAAGTGGGTGGAGTCCGATCCCCGGGTTCGGGATAATCTCGGCCGGGCGGCTTTGACGTTCGGTCCGCTTGTCTATTGCGCGGAGCAACACGACCTTGGATATGCACCCCAGCTCTTCACGGCCGACACCGAGATGGAAATGGTGGAAGCGAAGGAGAAAATCTTGGAAGGAGTGACGACATTAACGGTCGAAGGGACCTACGATGTCGAGCTATTTACCGACTCGCTGTACGCGGACGTCGGCACCACGGAGGTTCGGGAAGGGTCCGCAAAGTTCGTTCCGTACTACGCGTGGTGCAACCGCGGAGCGACAAACATGCAGGTCTGGGTCCGAAAGCTTTAG
- a CDS encoding NifU family protein, with product MSLIRNLFRRSEVDPAAHGPLYPQVRSAMNDVQAYARSHGGEIELLSVTEEGDVTIRMAGACRGCPMSALTLKHGIEEQLRLLVPGVRKVIEAK from the coding sequence ATGAGCCTGATTCGCAACCTATTTCGGAGGAGTGAGGTGGACCCGGCGGCCCACGGGCCGCTGTACCCCCAGGTGCGGTCGGCGATGAACGACGTCCAGGCCTACGCCCGGTCGCACGGTGGAGAGATCGAGCTCCTATCGGTCACCGAAGAGGGGGATGTCACCATTCGGATGGCGGGAGCCTGCCGTGGCTGCCCGATGTCGGCGCTTACCCTGAAGCACGGAATCGAGGAGCAGCTTCGTCTCCTCGTCCCTGGCGTGCGTAAGGTCATCGAAGCCAAGTGA
- a CDS encoding 3-hydroxyacyl-CoA dehydrogenase/enoyl-CoA hydratase family protein codes for MLNEVGAKRVCVVGAGTMGSGIAAHLANLGFDVTLLDATQQTVTDAFERARNARPPHFYTPDTSNRIRLGNTTDNLHWVSEADWVCEAIVERPDAKRALYTALEPHLRPDAMISTNTSGLEISILSVGRSDLFRQRFMGTHFFNPPRYLKLLELIPTPESDPLLVTAMSQFLEEFVGRRVVVAKDTPGFIANRYGMWCMYQAIHVAERLHLSVEEVDAITGTFMGRPKSASFRLCDIVGLDVMRDIANNLISRCPTDPNINALTPPNSMIQLLARGWIGEKAGHGYYRREGKELLTLDFATYAYRQKRDVAFPSLSQVERLPLGERLRQALDLRDEVGEYLRHYLVPSLRYANYLKEEISHSVLDFDRVMEWGFGWEMGPFAMIDAIGAERLGIDAKPFYQGNSYRGFDGSYISIPSQPEYVSLPDFPIVSQGETFVLRDLGDGVGAICLTTKMGVISPAMVEELITFLEKSDLSRFVLTSEARSFSAGFDLRFFSDAIAGQRYGAIDLALQRLQHLGELLESRSCVAAVYGHCLGAGLELALSCSHIVAAAETQIGLPESKVGLIPGGRGVTLLRNYNQHTSKRLCEVAMTITRGEVAPTPDHARTLGYLRATDVTVYHPDRLLYEAKRIALTAIPVARPAWATMVGPLVGMIDRELDQAGARGDLTEFDLTLGHKIKQIFARSDTYGESLAKERVEFIDLCGRALTHQRIRHMLDNGKPVKN; via the coding sequence ATGCTAAATGAGGTTGGGGCAAAGCGGGTGTGCGTCGTGGGGGCGGGGACTATGGGGAGCGGGATCGCCGCCCACCTCGCCAATCTGGGATTTGACGTCACTCTGCTCGATGCGACGCAGCAAACCGTAACCGACGCCTTCGAGCGGGCTCGCAACGCGCGCCCACCTCATTTCTATACGCCGGATACGTCGAATCGGATCCGACTTGGCAACACCACCGACAACCTTCATTGGGTTTCGGAGGCCGACTGGGTGTGTGAGGCGATCGTAGAGCGTCCGGATGCTAAACGTGCGCTCTACACCGCCTTGGAGCCGCACCTGCGGCCGGATGCGATGATCTCCACTAATACCAGCGGACTGGAGATCTCGATCCTCTCAGTTGGCCGGTCGGACTTGTTCCGGCAGCGGTTCATGGGAACTCACTTCTTCAACCCGCCGCGCTACCTCAAGTTGCTGGAGCTTATCCCGACTCCCGAGAGCGATCCGCTGCTCGTGACGGCCATGAGCCAATTCTTAGAGGAGTTCGTCGGCCGCCGCGTGGTGGTGGCCAAGGACACTCCCGGCTTTATCGCGAATCGGTACGGAATGTGGTGCATGTACCAGGCGATCCACGTCGCCGAACGGTTACATCTGAGCGTAGAGGAAGTCGATGCGATCACCGGGACGTTCATGGGTCGTCCCAAGAGCGCCTCGTTCCGGCTTTGCGACATCGTCGGCCTCGACGTCATGCGCGATATCGCGAACAATCTGATCTCTCGCTGCCCCACCGATCCGAATATCAACGCGCTTACGCCGCCAAATTCGATGATTCAGCTCCTCGCCCGGGGATGGATCGGGGAAAAGGCGGGACACGGTTACTATCGGCGCGAGGGTAAGGAGCTCTTGACCCTCGACTTCGCCACCTATGCTTACCGGCAGAAGCGCGACGTGGCGTTCCCTTCCCTTTCGCAGGTGGAAAGGCTTCCCCTTGGCGAGCGGTTGCGACAGGCGCTGGATCTCCGCGACGAAGTCGGCGAATACTTGCGCCACTACCTGGTCCCATCACTGCGCTACGCTAACTACCTCAAGGAAGAAATCAGCCACTCGGTGCTTGATTTCGACCGGGTTATGGAGTGGGGATTCGGCTGGGAAATGGGGCCGTTCGCCATGATCGACGCAATCGGCGCGGAGCGGTTGGGCATCGATGCAAAGCCGTTCTACCAGGGAAACAGCTACCGAGGATTCGACGGGTCATACATTTCGATTCCCTCTCAGCCGGAATACGTTTCCCTGCCCGATTTTCCGATCGTCTCCCAAGGCGAAACCTTCGTCCTTCGCGACCTGGGTGACGGCGTTGGCGCGATTTGCTTGACTACCAAGATGGGGGTGATTAGCCCGGCGATGGTCGAGGAGCTGATCACTTTCCTGGAAAAGAGCGACCTAAGCCGCTTCGTTCTCACGAGCGAAGCCCGCTCCTTCTCGGCCGGCTTCGACCTCCGGTTCTTCAGCGACGCGATCGCGGGACAGCGGTACGGCGCCATCGACCTCGCTCTTCAACGGCTTCAGCACCTGGGGGAGCTGCTGGAGAGCCGTTCATGCGTCGCCGCCGTGTATGGCCACTGCCTGGGAGCGGGTCTGGAGCTGGCGCTTTCCTGCTCGCACATCGTCGCCGCCGCCGAGACCCAAATCGGCCTGCCCGAATCTAAAGTTGGACTGATCCCGGGAGGAAGAGGCGTGACGCTCCTTCGAAACTACAACCAACACACCTCCAAGCGGCTATGCGAGGTTGCTATGACGATCACGCGCGGCGAAGTGGCTCCGACCCCGGACCACGCCCGGACGCTCGGATATTTACGGGCGACCGACGTCACCGTTTACCATCCTGATCGGTTGCTCTACGAGGCGAAGCGGATCGCCCTCACCGCCATCCCCGTTGCCCGCCCCGCTTGGGCCACGATGGTCGGCCCCTTGGTCGGCATGATCGATCGCGAGCTGGACCAGGCGGGCGCCCGGGGGGATCTCACCGAGTTCGACTTAACGCTTGGGCACAAAATTAAACAGATCTTTGCTCGATCCGACACCTACGGCGAGTCGCTCGCCAAAGAGCGGGTCGAATTCATCGACCTCTGCGGCCGTGCCCTTACCCACCAGCGGATCCGCCACATGCTAGATAACGGCAAGCCGGTTAAAAATTAG